TTGAAGTCCGCTCGCAGCGCGAGGCTGCGAAGCGTTGGAATCCGCTCGCAGCGCGAGACTGCGAAGCGTTGGAATCTGCTCGCAGCCAGAGGTTGCTAGCATGCAATATGTCGCGCACCTTCGCGATGCGCGGCAGTGGAATTCCCGTCTACAACTTCCTGCAAAGGAGATCTTACGAGTGTCCACAAGCGCTTTGAACGCAGCCATCTATCAGAACACGCCAGGCAACAGCCAAGGATACCCAGAGGGGCTTTCTTGGGACACGGGTCTGTACGGTACTACCACGCTCACCCCAGCGCCCTCGGGGTTTTCGGCTGTCACAGGTTGGGGTGTAGTCTATCCCCAGGCCGGAGCAGCGGTCAGCCCGAACGCAGCGAGTGACACTGTACAGATCGCAAACTTCACGACTTATCTTCACCTTACCAATGGAACCTGGGTCAAGGTGCAAGACCAAGCACAGAATGGTATTGGCGGAGCCCATTACACGGCGGACTTCTCCGGTGGACCATATGCATGGAGCGAGCAAACGTTGTCAGATGGCAGCGTATCCGTGGACGCGCCACGAACCGGGTACAACGACCATTTTTGGCCCGGACAGCGCGGCACATTCACGCCCGGAACCGTCGACGGTGTCTTTGTTGAAGCGAACATGAAGACCAACGATCCTAGCGCGAATCTGGTGGCTCAGATCGGCGCCGATTGGTGGCTAAACTCCACTGCTCAATACTCGACCAGTGTCAACAACAACCCCGTCGTCGGGGGAGGCGACTTCGTCAAGCTGACAACGCAGTGGCAAACCGTCTCCTATTCTTCGCTCAGTGCGACGCAATTGAAAGCAGACCCACCGCCCGGCCTCGAGCCCGATCCGACGACACCAACCACGCCCACGACACCAACGGTCACGCCGGCGGTGACGCAGGCTACGGCCTCTCCGGGGACGGGAGTCGAGCGTGCCGGCGATACCATCACGCTGTCGCTCGGCTTCAGCGAGGCCGTGACGGTGACGGGCACGCCGACGCTGTCGCTCAATGACGGCGGCAAGGCCACCTATGTTGGTGGTTCGGGCACCAGCACGCTCACCTTCAAAACGACCGTCGCATCGACCGACACGAACACTTCGGCGCTTGCCATCACCGGGGTCAATCTTCCGAGCGGTTCGAGCATCAAGGATGCTTCCGGTGTCGCAGCGAACCTGTCGGGTGCGGTGAAGACGTTCTCCGGTCTCCAGATCGATCCGATCTTGCCGGCGGTGACGCAGGCCTCGGCCTCTCCGGCGACCGGCACCGAGCTCGTCGGAGATACGATCACACTGTCGCTCGGCTTCAACGAGGCCGTGACCGTGACGGGCACGCCGACGCTGTCGCTCAATGATGGCGGCACGGCCACCTATGCCGGTGGCTCGGGCACGGGTACGCTCACCTTCAAAACGACTGTCGCGTCGACCAACACGACCACGTCGGCGCTCGCCATCACCGGGGTCAATCTCCCGAGCGGCGCGAGCATCAAGGATTCGTCTGGTGTCGCGGCGAACCTGTCGGGCGCGGTGAAGACGTTCACGGGTCTCCAAATCGATCCGCCGACCTCTCCGACCACGCCGGTTTCGGGCGGCGGCACCACCACGCCGACCTCTCCGACCACGCCGACCACGCCAACAACACCGACGCCGTCAGCGACCAAGCCAGCCCTGACCATCGCGGATAGCTCGCTCTATGTAGCCGGCAGAGGCGGTACCGTCGACCTGGGGACCAAGGTGTCAACGACCGACTCCAACGATGTCGTGACCGTGAACATCACGGGGTTGCCGAAGTACGAGACGATCACCGACAAGCTCGATGGCCGGACGTTCCAAGGGAACAACATCACCTTGACGGCAGCGCAGGTCGACAGCGGACTGACGCTGACGTCGAACTACAGGGGCGGCGGCCATCCGACCGCTACGCTCACGCTGACCGCCAGCGCGAAGGACCCGACCAGCGGTGCCGTTGCGACGGCCTCGCCGCAGACCATCACCGTGACGGATCCCCGACCCGCTGCGACCGCAACGACTACAACGTCGCCGACAACCACTGCAGCGGATCCGTCGCATCCGACCGGTACGAGCACAGGGGTCCCGGCAGTCCAGTCGGGGCAGCATCAAGACCCGGTCACTAGCACCGGCACGATCTCCGTGTCACCGCCGACCGATCTCACGGATCGTGCCTCCACGATCGCCGCAAGGGTAACGTCTCTGGCGGGTCAGGACCTTGCGGTGGATCATGGCTCTGCGCTGTTCAGCCAGATCAGAGATCTGATCGGCGGCGGCGGCGTTGCGACCTCCGTGCCGCAGCCCATCTCCGTGACGGATTTTCGATCTTCGACCGGCACGAGCACGGCTTCCCTGGCGAGCCAGAGCTTTGCGCTGCTGAACCAGTATCTGGCCAGTAACTCCGGCCGGGTGGATTCCGGGCAGATCGTGGCGGCCGTGTCGCAAGCGACCGGTTGGGGTCAGGAATCGTTGCTGGCCAGACCGCAACATTAGCGCCTTGCCGCACCCAGGCTCAGCGCCTGGGTGCGGCACCGTCAACGATTGTGAATGCATAAGAAGGAACATCATACGCGGTCGGTAGCCGCGAAGGGTTGAGTTAAAAATGGCGATCCAGAATGGAAATGCCCATGCCGCAGACCTCGGGCTTCGAGCCCTGGCTCTGTTCCTGCGCCTTCATGGCGTGAACGCCGAGCCTGACCAGCTCCGCGACCGTTGCGGGAGCAACGATATCGGCATCAGCGCGATGCTTCGCTGTGCGCACGAATTCGGGGTCAAAGTCCGCTCACGCACGATGCGTTGGAAGCGACTTGCGAGCACCACGCTGCCCGGAATCGCGTCGCTCCGTGATGGCGGCTTCCTGCTTCTCGGCAAGGTCGATGACGAGATGGCACTTGTGCTGCATCCAACCGCATCGCGTCCGAACATGATGACGCGCGCCGAGTTCGAAGAAGTGTGGGACGGCCGTCTGATCCTGGCCGGCTCACAGAATCTCGTGCACCGGTTGCTTCATTTCCTTGCCGGCATGAGTATCCCGGGGCGTGAACTGGCACGGCGTGCCGGCGATGCCGTGATGCATGCTGGCAATATTTTGGCGCACGCCCGGGACGTCTTCATGCGTGCCCAGGACGTCTTCATGCGTGCCCGCGATACCATGATGCGCACGCGGTCACCCGATCGATCCGATATGGCTTCCCAGGAGGCGGATCTTGAGCCTGCGGGCGGCGATGAGTCAGGGCTCATTGCGGTGGCGATATTGCTGCGCTGCCATGGCATTGCGGCCGACCCGGAACAAATTCGGCATCGCATGGGAGCGGCGCGGGTCGGTGTGACCGAAATTCTCCGCTGCGCCAGGGAGTTCGGGCTCAAGGCCCGGGCCCAGAGATCGAGCTGGAGCAGGCTTTCGGTCACGCCGCTGCCGGCAATTGCCATGCTGCGCGACGGCGGCTTCCTGATCCTGGGCAAGGTCATCGACGACAAGCTTCTCGTTCAGCGCCCGTTGTCTCCCCGACCCGAATCCATGACTCAGGCCGAGCTCGAGGCCATCTGGGACGGCGACATCATCCTGATGACCCGGCGTGCGGCCCTGACGGATCTGTCCCGGCGATTTGATATCGGCTGGTTCATCGGTGCCGTCCACAAGTATCGCCGCCTGCTCGGCGAAGTGCTGGCCGCGTCGTTCTTCCTACAGGTCTTCGCGCTCATCTCACCGCTATTCTTCCAGGTGGTGATCGACAAGGTGCTCGTGCATCGAAGCATGAGCACGCTCGACGTCCTGGTCATGGGTCTCGTGGCGCTAACCGTGTTCGAGACCGTTCTCGGCACGCTGCGCGTCTATCTGTTCGCGCACACGACGAATCGCATCGACGTCGAGCTCGGCGCGCGGCTGTTTCGTCACCTGATGGCCTTGCCGATCGCCTATTTCCAGACGCGCCGCGTCGGCGATTCGGTTGCACGTGTTCGCGAGCTGGAGAACATCCGTCAGTTCCTGACGAGCTCGGCGCTCACGCTGGTTGTCGATCTCCTGTTCACTGTCGTCTTCCTCGCGGTGATGTTCTACTACTCGACATCGCTGACGCTGATCGTCATGGCGTCGTTCCCGTTCTACATCGGCATTTCCGCCGGTGTCGCGCCGCTGTTCCGCCGTCGCCTTGACGAGAAGTTCAATCGCGGCTCGGAGAACCAGGCCTTCCTGGTCGAGAGCGTCACCGGCGTCGAGACACTGAAGGCGATGGCGGTCGAGCCGCAGATGCAGCGCCGCTGGGAGGAGCAGCTCGCCGGCTATGTGGGCGCAAGCTTCCGCGTGCTCAGCCTCAACAACACGGCGAGCCAGGCGGTCCAGATGATCAACAAGCTGGTCATCGCCGCAACGCTGTACTTCGGCGCCAGGCTCGTGATCGGCGGCGACCTATCCGTCGGCGAGCTCGTCGCGTTCAACATGCTGGCGGGACGGGTGAGCATGCCGGTGCTTCGGCTCGCGCAAATCTGGCAGGACTTCCACCAGGCCCGTCTGTCGATCGACCGTCTCGGCGACATCCTCAACACCATTCCCGAGCCGAGCTTCAGTCCGGCTCGCGCTGCCCTGCCGCCGATCCGCGGCAAGGTCACGTTCGAGCACGCGACCTTCCGCTACCGCGTCGACGGTCCCGAAGTGCTGCACGACGTGTCCTTCAACGTCGAGCCCGGCCAGGTGATCGGCATCGTAGGCTCTTCGGGCTCGGGCAAGAGCACCATCGCCAAGCTGATCCAGCGTCTCTATGTACCGGAGAGTGGCCGCGTGCTGGTCGACGGCGTTGACCTCGCGATGGTCGATCTGACCTGGCTTCGGCGCCAGATCGGGGTGGTCTTGCAGGAGAATGTGCTCTTCAATCGCTCGATCCGCGAGAACATTGCGCTCGCCGACCCGGCCATGCCCATGGAACGCGTCATCGAGGCGGCATCGCTCGCGGGCGCTCACGACTTCATCCTGGAGCTGCCGGAGGGCTATGACACCGTCGTCGGCGAACGTGGCAGCAGTCTCTCCGGCGGGCAACGTCAGCGTGTCGCGATCGCCCGCGCGCTGATCACCGATCCGCGCATCCTCATTCTCGACGAGGCGACCAGCGCGCTGGACTATGAAAGCGAGCGCGCCATCCAGCAGAACATGAGACGGATTTCCGCCGGACGGACCGTTTTCGTGATCGCGCATCGACTCTCGACCGTGCGCAATGCCAACCGGATCATCACACTCGAGCATGGCCGCATCGTCGAGGACGGCAGCCATGACGAGCTGATCCGCTCGAACGGGCGTTACGCAAACCTCCACTATCTGCAGGCCGGCATCCATGACGTCCGCTAGTCGAAATATCGTTCCGTTCCCGAGACGCGAGCCGCGCCGCCGCGAGCACGAAATCGCGTTCCTGCCGGCGGCGCTCGAGATCACTGAAACGCCGCCGTCGCCGGTCGGGCGTGCGATCGGGGTGAGCATCATCGCGGTGTTCTGCATCGCGCTGGCGTGGGCGTCGTTGGGCAGCGTCGATATCGTCGCGACCGCGACGGGCAAGATCGTGCCGGGCGGGCGCACCAAGCTGATCCAGCCATTCGACACGGGCGTCGTCCGCGCCATCCACGTCCGCGACGGACAGACCGTCAAGGCCGGCGACGTCCTCATCGAGCTCGACCCGACGATGACGGAAGCCGATCAGGAGCGACAGAGAAGCGATCTCGTTGCGGCAGAGCTCGACGTCGCGCGGCTGCGCGCGGCACTCGCCCAGGATCCGCTTGCCGCCTTCCGGCCACCGCAGAGCGCAAGTGCCGCGGAGATCGAGATGCATCGCCAGTTCTTGATCAGCCAGCGCTCCGAGCAGCACGCAAAGCTTGCCGAGATCGAGCGCCAGCAGGGTCAGAAGGAAGCGGAGCGCGCGACCACGTCAGCGAGCGTGGCAAAGCTCCAGGCGACGATCCCGGTGCTCCAGGAGCGCGTCGATATTCGCAAGGGGCTCGTCGACAAGGCCCTGGCTTCGAAGGTGGTCTATCTCTCCGAGTATCAGGAGCTGGTCGGTCTTCAGCAGGATCTCGTCCTCCAGCAGAGCCGGCTGCACGAAGTCGACGCAGCCATCGCTTTGCTGAAGGAAACGAAAGAGAGGACCTCCGCGGAGTATCGGCGCGCGACCTATGACGCACTTGCCAAAGCCGAGCAGAAGGCGGCGAGCGCTGCGCAGGAAGTGGTCAAGGCGGAGCGGCGCACGAAACTCCAGCAGTTGACTGCGCCGGTCGACGGCGTCGTGCAACAGCTCGCCATTCACACGGTGGGCGGCGTGGTGACGCCGGCGCAGGCGCTCGCCATCGTGGTCCCGAGCGAGAGCCAGCTCGAGATCGAGGCCATGCTCTCCAACCGCGACATCGGGTTCGTCCATCCTGGACAGAAGGCGGAGATCAAGGTCGATACGTTCAACTTCACGCGCTATGGGCTCCTGCATGGAGACGTGCTCAGCGTGTCGACCGACGCCATCACGCGCGACAGGCCGCAAGGCGCCTCGAATGACCGCGCGTCGGGCACGGCGCAAGGCAGCAGCGAGCCGAAAGGCCAGGAGCTGGAATATGCGGCGCGCATTTCACTCGACCGCACCCACATGCAGGTGGAGGACAAGCTCGTCAAGCTCGGCCCCGGCATGGCAGTGACGGTCGAGATCAAGACCGGCGCGCGCACGATCATCAGCTACCTTCTCTCGCCGCTGGCGAGGTACAAGCAGGAATCGCTGCGAGAGCGGTAGACGAAGCGGAGCATCATCGATGAGCATGCAGGCAACTGGAAGGCGGCCATTGGGAGCGAGCGAACTCGTCCGCGGCATCCATCAATCCGACCACGGCCGTGCCAGATACTGCCATAGTGGTCCCAAGATCGAGATCAAGCGGGACCGCGCGCTGTATCCCGTAATCGGCATGGCCTCATCCGGATTGCACCCTTGACCCGCGCTAATCGAGCGACGAGTGGCGTCGGACTTGAACGGTCCAATCCGAAATGTTTTGCCGACGCCCCGGATCGCAATACGAGCCCACACCATCAGGAAAGGCAGAGGGTCATCCCAGCTGAACCAGGCGAACTCCTTGCGACCCCTGAATGAATGCAACCAGGCATAGGCCGATAATTCGCCTCGCCTGGCATAGTTCACGCTTGCACGGAGATCCTCCGGTTCTACAACGAAGACTCGTCCGTCGACCTGTCTCGAGCGTCGCACGGTCTGTCCGGTGAGGTCACCGTAGAGCGCTCTCGCGACGTCGAGGCCATTGTCGTCCACGAACACGCGAAACTGGGCCCCGATGCGCGGATTGAAATCCAGAAGTTTGTACTTTTGATCTCGCTCGTCGAAGCGAAAGTCCAGATCCATGATGCCCGCATAGGATATCGCCTTGAGCAAAGTCTGGGCGTGATGGAGCAGAACGTCATTGGTTGTGGATCTGCCCAATGTAGTCATTCCAGCCTGTGGCGGATAGGATCGCAGTTTCATTCCCGTGAAAGCGGCCAGGCACTCCGACGCGCTATTGCAGTAGCCGTGGAAGAACCAGTCTGTTCCAGGAGGAATGTATTCCTGGAGCAGCAGGTTCGGATTCTGCGAGCTCCCCGCCCTATGCCAGATATCGACGAGTTCCTGTTCCGAGTGAACAATTGATACCCTCAGCTTCGGATGGAGCCATCCCGCTGCTGGTTTGACAACAATCGGGAATCTCGCTGATGCCGCAAACTCGTGCACATCTGAGATCGACTCGGGGCACTGCATGTTCGGACAGGGCACGTCTATTTGACGGCAGAACGCGTACAGCATCTGCTTGTTCGCGAGAATCCGCGGCATTCCGACCGATATATCGGGAAATATGAACCACTGCCGCAGCGTCGCAGACTCTTCGGCGACCAAGATGGCAGCCAGATCATCGGTGGGAATGAGGATTGTGGGCTTGTTGAGCTTTCTGCCAATGCTGACCAAGGCTTCAAGCAACTGCGGTCTTGGTAAATCACCAGCGTGCCAGACAAAACTCCCTGCCAGGTATCTTGAAACGCCCGCCGGGGTCAGGTGATCCTCTGCAACCGTGTATACGGGAATGCCCAGCCTTCCCAGGCTTCGGATGATGCCAAGCTGCCCATGGTGAATCGCATAGCTCCCGGTCTTCAGGATAAGTACGGGGGCAGGAGCGGTCACGGGCGGTGCCTTATGAGGTGTTCGCGTTGTGCTCTGAAATCAACGCCGCCAAAGTCGAACGGGATGGGGCTTGCCTTTCGCTAATACTGCGGCAGATGCGCTCGGCCGTATACTGACATCCACACAGGAAGCGCATCAGCGGCCCAAAGTTGTAGGCGCTCGCGATCCCGGTGAAATAGAGGCCCGGAATTGAAGACTCGAAGCTGGTCGACAACAGGGGGACCTGCTCGACGCAACGCAGATCGCGCAACAATGACGCGTCGACGAACGGCAGCGAATGGGCGACAAATCGATAGCCGGTCGCAGCGATGATATGGTCGGCGGCGAGATCGCGCGATATCCCATCCTGTCCTCTGACATGGACGACCGCCCTCCCGCCTCTCATCGTCGCACCTAACACGGATTGGCCCAGTAGGATCGGGACACGGCCGAGGACACGCTCCCGAAGCCACCACGCACCGGCGGGACCCAGCAAAGCCTCGCGCCGCCTGCTGCCCCGCACCATGTCGAGACGCGTCCTTTGAGGTAGGTAGTAAAACAGCAACGGGGCATTTGCGCAGAACCACGTTTGAAGCCCGGCTCCGAGTGCCGAGTCTGGCCGCCGCGTTCGTTGCCAGACTGATCGCGGATCAGGTGACGGGACCTGATTCCAGCTAATCGAAGACCCACGTACGAGCAGACTCACCCTTGCCTGAGTCTCGTTCAACAGCGCCGCAGTCTCGAGAGCTGACTGTCCGGCGCCGATGACAATGACGTCGCGACCTTTGAAGTGGCTCAGGTCGCGATGGACACTGCTGTGTGATCGCAACTCTCCGGGCAACTGCGCCAGCTCTTGCGGAATATACTCGGCATGTGACAAGCCGGTCGCGATAACAACATTTGTCGCCCTGATGCTTTCCCCATCCGCCAGCCTCAGGTCGAACCCGTCTGATCTTTTCTCGAGCGCCATCACCAATACGTCTTCCACCATGGGAACGAGACGCTGCTGAAATGACAATGCGTATCTGGTGAAAGTGTCGAGCGGAATTGGAGCCGTCGCGTAGGACTCTCCTGCTTCTGCGCAGAATTGCTGTAGAGTGTGGTGCCCGGACGGATCGGCAAGGCTCGAGGCGTGCTCTTCAGATTTCAAAAACATGCCCACCGGCATTTGCGCTCGCCACCGATGCATCGGCGTGCCGAAGATCCGAAACGGCACTCCACTGGCGCGCAAATGTGCCGCGACGGAGAGGCCATAAGGCCCTGCCCCAACGATCGCTACCGGCAGATCCGACAGACTAGCCATTGTCGCTCCCAATCGAAGTCTCTGGCGCAGCATGAGACAAACGCGCAGCGACCGCGCAAAACCGTGTGCGGAAGCTGCGAAGCAAGGACGGCATTGTCTCACACGCAGACCCACGTCCTATGATAAAATTCGCCCGAGATGCAGACCCTTACGGATTACCCCGTCGGCTCCCCCGCTTCGCGCCTGCATCAGCCCGATGCCGCGGCGAGGGCGCACATTCAGCGGGCACGGCAGAGCGCCGCCAGGATCTTCCTAAGGACGATGAAGAGGCAACCTTGCTGCACGTCAATTTGCGCGCACTACCACAACGATAGCGTGCATCGCGTCGCGCTCAAGTAACACAACCGGCCTTTGTGGGGCTTGCCCTGGGGGTACCTCTTCTGGAGCAACAAGGGGGGAAAGCGAGGGTCCTCCATGCGAGTTATAGGATTGCGCATAGGCGGCGCGCATAATGATGCATCTGGAACGGGACGCATCATCTTGCGACAGGTACTTGCATATGGGGCGCACGGTTATTCCTAGTTTGAACGCCGCCCGCGACGGTGCTGACACATTGCGCAGCGATGCGGATCAAACACCGGTTGTGCTGAAGTCGATGGGACGCCTGCCCTCGGCTGGACGATCCGCGCTCCCGTGGATGGCGGCGGTTGTGCTTGCGCTCGGTTGGATGTCCGACACGCTGGCCTCCCCCAATCAAACGCGACGCCTCTTGGAGGCACGCCACGCGGCAGTTGCCGACCTCGACTCTAACGAGATGACAGGTCGTGATGAATTCTTGGCATCGTTCTTGGCATCGCCGCTACGCCGCGGCGACGACGAATCGGTGCAGGTTGCGCAAGCAACGACGACCGACAAGGGAGAGCCGCAGTGGTCTCCGGAACGGGGATTCCTTAGGTCGGAAACACCAGCCTGCGAATTGAACGTTACAAGGGGCGACATCGAGTTGCTGCACCGACAGCTCGCGCATGAGCACGATCGGGCCGAACGGCTGGAGCAGGACCTTGCGGCGACGCGACGCAATATCGTCACGGATGGGGGCTCCGTGGAGTTGCAGAGATCCCTGCAACAGGAGCGCGATCGGACCGGCCAGTTGGAACAGGCGCTTGCGGCTGCGCGACGCGATATCGAAGCTCAGACAGCGCTTGCGGCAAAGGCGGGCGACGAGGTCGCCCAGCTGAAGCAGGCGGCGGAAGATGACCGCACGGAATTGAAATCTCTACAAAAGGAGCGGGATCGGGCCGACCGGCTGGAGCAGGCGGCGGAAGATGACCGCACGGAATTGCGGAACTCTCTACAACAGGAGCGGGATCGGACCGGCCAGCTGGAGCAGGCGCTTGCGGCCGCGCATCGCGACGTCGAGACTCAAACAGCGCTTGCGGCAAAGGCCGGCGACGAGGTCATCCAGCTGAAGCAGGCATCGGAAGGTGGCTTCGTGGAGTTGCAGAAATCGCTGCAACAGGAGCGCGATCGGACCGGCCAGCTGGAGCAGGCGCTTGCGGCCGCGCATCGCGACGTCGAGACTCAAACAGCGCTTGCGGCGAAGGCCGGCGACGAGGTCATCCAGCTGAAGCAGGCAGCGGAAGGCGGCTCCGCGGAGTTGCAGAAATCGCTGCAACAGGAGCGCGATCGGACCGGCCAGCTGGAGCAGGCGCTTGCGGCCGCGCAGCGCGATGTCGAGACTCAAACAGCGCTTGCGGCGAAGGCCGGCGACGAGGTCATCCAGCTGAAGCAGGCAGCGGAAGGCGGCTTCGTGGAGTTGCAGAAATCGCTGCAACAGGAGCGCGATCGGACCGGCCAGCTGGAGCAGGCGCTTGCGGCCGCGCAGCGCGATGTCGAGACTCAAACAGCGCTTGCGGCGAAGGCCGGCGACGAGGTCGCACAGCTGAAGCAGGCAGCGGAAGGCGGCTCCGCGGAGTTGCAGAAATCGCTGCAACAGGAGCGGGATCGGACCGGCCGGCTGGAGCAGGCGCTTGCGGCCGCGCACCGCGATGTCGAGACTCAAACAGCGCTTGCGGCAAAGGCGAGCGACGAGGTCGCCAAGCTGACGCAGGCAGCACAAGCCGGCGCCGCTGAACAGAAACGCTCGACGCAGAAGGAGCACGAGAGAGCCGATGCATTGGCGCAGGATCTCTCGATGGCACGCAGCAAGATCTATGCATACGAGGCTCAAGCGGCCAAAGCTAGCGAGGAAGCAGCGCAGCGCAAGAAGGCCGAGGCGAGCGACACCGCCGA
This genomic interval from Bradyrhizobium sp. CB82 contains the following:
- a CDS encoding NAD(P)-binding domain-containing protein; translation: MASLSDLPVAIVGAGPYGLSVAAHLRASGVPFRIFGTPMHRWRAQMPVGMFLKSEEHASSLADPSGHHTLQQFCAEAGESYATAPIPLDTFTRYALSFQQRLVPMVEDVLVMALEKRSDGFDLRLADGESIRATNVVIATGLSHAEYIPQELAQLPGELRSHSSVHRDLSHFKGRDVIVIGAGQSALETAALLNETQARVSLLVRGSSISWNQVPSPDPRSVWQRTRRPDSALGAGLQTWFCANAPLLFYYLPQRTRLDMVRGSRRREALLGPAGAWWLRERVLGRVPILLGQSVLGATMRGGRAVVHVRGQDGISRDLAADHIIAATGYRFVAHSLPFVDASLLRDLRCVEQVPLLSTSFESSIPGLYFTGIASAYNFGPLMRFLCGCQYTAERICRSISERQAPSRSTLAALISEHNANTS
- a CDS encoding type I secretion system permease/ATPase — encoded protein: MAIQNGNAHAADLGLRALALFLRLHGVNAEPDQLRDRCGSNDIGISAMLRCAHEFGVKVRSRTMRWKRLASTTLPGIASLRDGGFLLLGKVDDEMALVLHPTASRPNMMTRAEFEEVWDGRLILAGSQNLVHRLLHFLAGMSIPGRELARRAGDAVMHAGNILAHARDVFMRAQDVFMRARDTMMRTRSPDRSDMASQEADLEPAGGDESGLIAVAILLRCHGIAADPEQIRHRMGAARVGVTEILRCAREFGLKARAQRSSWSRLSVTPLPAIAMLRDGGFLILGKVIDDKLLVQRPLSPRPESMTQAELEAIWDGDIILMTRRAALTDLSRRFDIGWFIGAVHKYRRLLGEVLAASFFLQVFALISPLFFQVVIDKVLVHRSMSTLDVLVMGLVALTVFETVLGTLRVYLFAHTTNRIDVELGARLFRHLMALPIAYFQTRRVGDSVARVRELENIRQFLTSSALTLVVDLLFTVVFLAVMFYYSTSLTLIVMASFPFYIGISAGVAPLFRRRLDEKFNRGSENQAFLVESVTGVETLKAMAVEPQMQRRWEEQLAGYVGASFRVLSLNNTASQAVQMINKLVIAATLYFGARLVIGGDLSVGELVAFNMLAGRVSMPVLRLAQIWQDFHQARLSIDRLGDILNTIPEPSFSPARAALPPIRGKVTFEHATFRYRVDGPEVLHDVSFNVEPGQVIGIVGSSGSGKSTIAKLIQRLYVPESGRVLVDGVDLAMVDLTWLRRQIGVVLQENVLFNRSIRENIALADPAMPMERVIEAASLAGAHDFILELPEGYDTVVGERGSSLSGGQRQRVAIARALITDPRILILDEATSALDYESERAIQQNMRRISAGRTVFVIAHRLSTVRNANRIITLEHGRIVEDGSHDELIRSNGRYANLHYLQAGIHDVR
- a CDS encoding HlyD family type I secretion periplasmic adaptor subunit, with translation MTSASRNIVPFPRREPRRREHEIAFLPAALEITETPPSPVGRAIGVSIIAVFCIALAWASLGSVDIVATATGKIVPGGRTKLIQPFDTGVVRAIHVRDGQTVKAGDVLIELDPTMTEADQERQRSDLVAAELDVARLRAALAQDPLAAFRPPQSASAAEIEMHRQFLISQRSEQHAKLAEIERQQGQKEAERATTSASVAKLQATIPVLQERVDIRKGLVDKALASKVVYLSEYQELVGLQQDLVLQQSRLHEVDAAIALLKETKERTSAEYRRATYDALAKAEQKAASAAQEVVKAERRTKLQQLTAPVDGVVQQLAIHTVGGVVTPAQALAIVVPSESQLEIEAMLSNRDIGFVHPGQKAEIKVDTFNFTRYGLLHGDVLSVSTDAITRDRPQGASNDRASGTAQGSSEPKGQELEYAARISLDRTHMQVEDKLVKLGPGMAVTVEIKTGARTIISYLLSPLARYKQESLRER